From Coriobacteriia bacterium:
GCACGCCCATGGAGTTCAGGAGGTTTTCGAACCTGTGCAGGATTCTCGAATCGAGGTTTGCGCGAAACAGGCAGGAGAGGAAGGGACGGTTTCTTTCCAGGAGTCGCCCGAGCGAATCGAAGATGTTCTCCAGGGCTGCGCCTTCGAGCTCACGTGTGAACATCTCGCCGAGCAACTGATCCAAATGTCCCAGGTAGACGTCCTCCTTGCTCTTGTAATGACGATAGAACGTCTGCCTGGATATGTAGGCGCTCTTGCATAGCTCGACGATGGAGATGTCATCGAAGGGACGTGCCGATTGCAGTTCCATCAAGGCGTCGAGCGCACGTTGGTCTATGTCCGACAAATCCGCTGGCAGTCTTCCCATGGCATCTCCAAAGTGACAAATCCTCGTATCTGTAGCGCATCGAGCGGCAGGGACGCTCTCATCGCATGATCCCCAGTATACTCTCATCAAAGTTACATGTGTAACTTTATATGAAAGGAGAGGGATATGGCATTCATTGCGATAAGCGGCGTGTTCTGGACCATCGTCTACATCTTGATCATCAGGCGGGATTTCGCCGACAAGACCTTCGGCATGCCGCTTGCGGCGTTGGCGATAAACATCGCTTGGGAGATTCGCTTCTCGATGGTGTTCTACTCGCCGGACATCATGTTGTTACCTCAGGTTATCAACACGGTATGGGCAATCTTCGATGTCGTCATCGTCTTTACCGTGTTCAAGTACGGAGCACCGGCGTTCTCCCAGGACTACAAGGCAAAACCCGGCAAGGCGAGTTTCTATGCGATGTTCGCGACCATGCTGGCATTCTGCTTCGTCTTCATCTTCGTGGGAACGGACTTCCTGGTTACCATTCCCGCGTTCGATGGAAGCGTCTGGGAGGCGGCGAAGCTCATCGCGTACGCGCAGAACCTCCTCATGAGCGCCCTGTTCATAGCGATGATCTGGCAGCGCAATAGCACGAAGGGACAGTCTTTCTGGATCGCCTTCTGCAAGTGGTTCGGCACGTTCATCGTCATGTTCAACTACCTGCCCGCGCACCCTCTGCCGGAGTTCGCCATGATGTGGCTCATCTTCGCCGCAATCGAGGTATGCGACATCTGGTACATGGTGCTCGTGTGGCGCAAGGCGAAAGCGGAGGGAAAGAATCCCCTGAAGGTCATCTAGCCGCACATTCGAACGACGCCCCGCGTTCCCCACGAAGGCGGGGCGTCCCCTATGGCCACGCCGTCATGAGCGCCGTTCCGCAGACGATGAGCGCGAGCCCCACGCCCGCTCGCCACGACAGCCGCTCGTGCAGGAACAGCCAGGCAAATGCGATCGACACGACGATCGAGAGTTTGTCGATCTGCACGACGATGCTCACCTGGCCGGTTTGTATGGCGTAGTAGAAGAACAGCCACGACGCACCGGTCGCGATGCCTGAGGCCACCAGGAACAGCGCCTCGCCGGGCCGCACGTCGCGCACGGCCCGCAGCTTTCCGCGTGCGGCGACGATGCCCCACGCCATCACCAGCACTACGCAGGTGCGAATCGCGGTTGCCAGGTTCGAGTCGACGCCCTCGATGCCGACCTTCGCGAGGATCGAGGTGAGTGCCGCGAACACCGCGGCCCCGATGGCGTACCATAGCCATCCATCTCCGCCTGTGCTGCCGTGCTGCGCTTCGTCGTCGTTCTGCGTCGCTTTCCTCTCGATCATGAGGTAGGTGCCCGCGCCGATCGCGACGATGGAGCCGAGCTTGACCGCGAGGTTGCTCGTTTCGCCGAACAGGACGATCGCGAAGAGCGCGGCCAGGATCGTGCTCGACTTGTCTACGGGCACGACCTTGTTGACGTCACCGAGCGAAAGCGCCTTGAAGTAGCAGATCCACGATGCGCCGGTCGCGAGTCCCGAGGCGATGAGAAACGTCCACGAGAGGGGAGCGATGCGGGTTATCCCGCCTTGCGCGCCGGTGAGAAAGACCACGACCCAGGCAAAGACGAGCACGACCGCGGTTCGAATGCCCGTAGCGATGTCGGAATCGGTCTCTCGCACGCCGCATTTGGCGAGAATCGACGTTACGCCCGCGAAAAGCGCCGCGAGCAGCGCCGCGCTAACCCAGCCCATAGCCTATGCTCCCGATCCCCCTCTGGTCATCGCCATCTCGCCAGCCCTACAGCTCGTGATAGTACGGGCAAATGTCGGCATACGTGCCATCGGGCATCCTAAAGCCGCCCGGTATGGTGCCGAGCTGTACGAAGCCGAGCTTCTCGTAGAGGTGACGTGCGCCGGCGTTGGTCGCAACGACGGCGTTGAACTGCAGCACGCGAAAGCCGTGCGCCTTGCCCTGGGCCAGCGAATCCTCGACGAGCAAGCGGCCCGCGCCCTTGCCGCGTGCGGCCGATCCGACCGCGTAGCTGGCGTTGGCGATGTGCCCGCAGCGCCCGACGTTGTTGGGATGCAGGGTGTAGAGCCCGATGACGTGCCCGTCTTCCTCGGCGACGCCGCAGTACGTCTGCGATGCGAAGAACGCGCTATCGCTCGCAAGATCCAGCTCCTCTTCCTGGGGAAACGCGACCCCGTCTCTCACGACCTCGTTCCAGATGTCCACCATCTCGGCAAGGTCATCCTGCCGGTATTCCCTGATCTCCATCATCTGCTCCTCGTCATGTGCCTACCCGTACGTATGGTCTCCAGGCTGGGTACGCGCAAGCGGCCTTGGCGCTCGCGAACCCCTCCCCGGGACTGCATGCGATATCGCGAAATAACGTGATCATGATAGTACACCGCTCGAGCGGGCCACGTCGGCTCCCATCGCACGGGCATTCAGAGTCTTCCGCACCATATCCACTTGAAGTGCCGCGCCCATTGGACTACCGTTGCAACGGCAACTGTTGTGCCGGCAATCGTGAGGATCCTTCATGTTCATGTCAGATGTCTCCATCATCGTGAGGAAGATGCGCATCGCCGCCGAGCGCGGGCAGTCCTCTTCCGGAGTGGGGTTTCCCGAGCAGCTGGTGCTGATGTACCTGAAAGCGCACGGATCATCCAACCAGGAGAACATCGCGGCGTATCTGGATATAGACAAGGGCGCCATCGCCAAGACCATCGCCAAGCTGGAGAAAAAGGGCCTGGTCGCGCGCGAGGTCAATCCGAATAACAGGCGCGAGAACAAGGTCGTGCTGCAACCTGACGCCGAGGACGTTCTGGTCGGGATGCGCGATTCGTACAGGGACTTCGAGGCGAGGATGTTCGTCGGGCTTTCGATAGACGAGAGAGAGCAACTCGAGCGCCTCGTCGCACTGGTCGCTCGCAACGTATCCGATATCTAGGGGAATCGCACGCGATGGGAATGATGGGTCACGGCCATAAGAATGACCACGGACGCAAGGTGGGCCAGGAGCATGACGGCGCCGCGGCGTTCTCAAAGGAGTCGCGCGGACAGAGCAGGGGGTATGCGCTAATCGCCGTCGTGTACCTGCTGGGCCTGATCATGGGTGCCCTGGACATGAGCATCGTCAATCCGGCGCGTACCGTCATCCAGAACACCATGAGCGTCAACGACGCGCTGGGTGTCTGGGTCATCACCATCTACACGCTCGCGTACGCGGCATCCATCCCGATCATGGGCAAGCTGGCCGATCGCCACGGCCGCAAGAGCGTCTACCTGCTGTGCATTCTCCTGTTTGGCGGCGGGTCGCTGCTGTGCGGTCTGGCGCGTTTTACCAATAGCTTCGAGTTGCTACTCGCCGCGCGCGTCATCCAGGCCATCGGCGGCGGTGGCATCATGCCGGTCGCCACGGCCGAGTTCGGCACCGCCTTTCCCGAAGAAAAGCGCGGCATGGCCCTCGGTATGGTCGGCATGGTGTACGGGGTCTCGAGCATCCTGGGCCCCTCCGTCGGCAGCGGCATCCTCGAGATATTCGGCCAGACCGAGTGGCAGTACGTCTTCTTCATCAACGTACCCATCTGCCTGATCGTCCTGGTCCTGGGTGCCGCGAAGCTCCCGCAAAGCAAGGGGGAGAACGTCAAGCCCATCGACGGTCTGGGCACCTTCTTGCTGACGGGCATGACGCTCAGCATCATGTACGGTCTGAAGAACATCGACTTCTTCAACCTGGCGCAATCCGTCGCCAGCACCGACGTGTGGCCCTTCCTCCTGATCTTCCTGGTGCTGCTCCCACTGTTCGTGCTGCGCGAGAAGAAGGCCGCCGATCCCATACTCAACCCGAGCTACTTCACCAACCGCAACATCGTCATCACGCTTGTCTGCTCCATCATCAGCGGCATCGTCATGATGGGTACCATCTTCTTCCCGCAGTTCTGCGAGAACGCCATGATGATGAAGTCCGGCTCGGGCGGGTACTTCATCGCCATCCTGGGCATCGGCACGGCGATTGGCTCCATGGGTTCCGGTCGCCTGATCGACAAGCACGGCGTCAAGCCCATTTTAGGTGCCGGCTTCGTGGGCGCGGCCGTGGGCTCGCTGTTCATGGCCTTCGTGGCCTGCGAGTACCCCAACTTGCTCACCGTGTGTCTGAGCATGTTTTTGAGCGGTGCCGGCCTGGGCTTCACCATGGGCACGCCGCTCAACTACATGATGCTCAACAACACCGATGACGCGGAGTCCAATTCCGCTCTGGCTACTATGTCGCTGGTCCGCTCCATCGGCACGGCCGTGGCGCCCGCGATTATGGTCGCCTTCATCGTACACGCTAGCGTCGGCATGCAGGACAACCTGATGGATGCGTTGCCCAAGCAGGTTTCCGTCTCGCCGCTGCCCTATGCCGCGCAGATTGACCAGAAGCTCGATGACATGCGTGCCGACGAGGAGACCGCCGAGATGCTTGAGGGCCTCGACATCCCCAGGCTGAGCGATTACCAGACAATCGAGGTGAACATGGATTCCGAGGGCAGCGACTTCGATGTCGAGATCAACGACGAGTTGCTGGAGAAGATGGAGAACTCCGACGTGACCACCATCGTCGGCGTGTGCAAGGAGATGACCTCCGACATCTTCGCCCAGGTCAAGCCAAAGCTGATCTCCCAAGCCGCCGAGGGCATGGAGACCGGTCTCGTCACCATGAACGAGAAGGCCCAGGAGATGCAGCAGGCCTATGATTCCCTGGCCGAGACGATTGCCCAGCTCGAGGAGACGGACGCCGCCATACCCGGTCTGTTCGACGAGGCCGAGGCTAACTATCTGACATCCATCGACGACAACGCCGAACAGATCCAGCAGGTCTACCAGCAGACCCTCAACGGGGGATTCCGCGGCATGGCAATCTTCGTGGCCATCGTGGCCCTGATCGGCTTGCTGGTGCTCGTTCCCTACAAGGACAACAGGCCGGGTCAGAAGAATGAGGTAATCGAGGTCTAGGTTCGCGCATTATCGTTTGACGCCCAATCACGCTGCGTGACACGAGGAGCCCTCGGGGCTCCTCGTGTCTTTTGTTTCCCTAATTTGAGTCGAGATAACAGCAAAACCCAAGGTAGAGAGCATGCACAACAGGGGTTGTTTCCTAGAATCCGGGCATCTTGCTTCATATAATTCATCGTAAGGCAAGATGTATCGAAACTAGGAACAAGGAGGGGTAATGGCTGATTCTTCGATAACTGGCAGGGGATTGAGCCGTCGAGACTTCCTGAAAGTCTCGGGTGTGACGGCAGGGGCCCTGGGCCTTGCCTGCGCTGGTGGCATGACGACGACGAAGGGCTGGTTGTCACAGGCCGAGGCAGCTCCCGAGGAGCACGTGGCACGTACCTATCACCAAAGCCACTGCGGTGGCATGTGCTCGCTTGCCTGCACGGTGCGCGATGGTCGCATGGTGAAGGTCCAGCCCAACGGCGTGGGAAATCCAGATTTCCAGACAATCTGTCTAAAGGGAATCTCGGAAGTCGCCCACATCTACGGAAAGGGGCGCGTACAGACCCCGCTCAAGCGCGTCGGCGAGCGTGGTTCGGGACAGTTCGAGCCCATTAGCTGGGATCAGGCGCTTGACGAGGTCAGTGACCTCATCAAGAAGACCCAGGATGCACACGGCCGCGATTCCGTCATGGTCGTCGCCACCGCCGAGGCCGACTTTGGCTTCCTGGCTCCCATGCTGGGTGCCCAGACCGGTGGCTTTGACGGCATCGACGTCGGCATTGGCAATGGCCTCGATCCCGCGATGGGGTTTGGCTCCGGGTATGCCATGTGCGCTCCCGAGGCACGTGACTGGACGCGTTCCAAGCTCGTCTTGACGGTGGGCTCGAATTACTGCGAGTCCAGTCTGCCCAACTGCTTCACCTTCTTCGATGCAAAGGAGGCCGGCGCCCATATGGTGACGGTCGACCCGCACTATTCCACCACGGCGTCGAAGTCCGACGAGTGGATTCCCATCGAGCCCGGTACTGATGCGGCGCTGTTTCTGGGCATGATCTCCCACATCATCGACAATGACCTGACGGATACCGACTTCATGCGCCGCCATACGAGCATGCCGTTCCTGGTCGATGCCGAGACGGGCATGATCATCCGCGACCATGCCGTGCGCTCCGATGCGGAGGAGCCCGAGACGGGCCAGCAGAATCCCTACTACGTTATCAACCCGGCGACGGGGGCGGCGGTTCCGTACGCGAGCTGCCCGAATCCCTCCCTCTCCGGTTCGGCTGTGGTTCGCGGTCGCAGGGCGGTTACGGTATGGGACCTGCTCTTGCAAACCCAGAAGCCCTACACGGTCAATTGGGCGGCCGAAATTACCGGCATCGATGCCGACCGCATAGAGGCTCTTGCGGAAGAGTACGCAAAGGGACCCTCCTCGCTCGCACTCGGCTGGGGCGGCAACGACAAGATGACCAACGCCGACATCGCCGGCCATGCGGCTGCGGTGCTCGTGGCTGTCACCGGCAACGTGGGCAAGCCCGGAACGGGCGTGGGCGTTTACGTCGGCCAGGAATACAACAGCTATGCGCCAGAGCTTGGTGCATGGGAGATGCCTGCGGACTGGGCGGCCGCCGACTCCGAGGTGAACATCTACGACATGCCCTTCAAGGAGAACAACTGCCATGCGGCCATCTTCTGCGGTGACATCGTCGCGCAGCACATGGCGAACATGAACGAGACGTGCGAGTGGGCAAAGACGCTCGACTTCATCGTGACCATGGACCCGTACTTCACCGAAGGCGCCAAGTGGTCCGATTACATTCTTCCGTGCACCTCGCGCTTCGAGTATGACGAGCCCTATGGAAACGTGAAAACCGGATACAGCCAGATCGTCATCCAGGAAAAGGTCATCGACCCGCTGTTCGAGGCACGCACCGACCTGTGGATCCAGCGCGAGCTCGCAAAGCGCCTGGGTCTCGAGGCTGGCATTCCCGCCAGTTCGGTCGATCGCTGCAATGCGATCCTGTCCACGTCGGAAGAGTCGTGGGTTTCCCAGTTGACGGTCGAGAAGATAGCGGAGGAGGGCGCGGTCTGGCCCGTTCCCGGCCGCGAGGAGATTCGCGAGGTCGTCTCCGACGGCGTGTTCCCCACGCCTTCCGGGCGTATGGAGCTCTACTACGACAACATGGTGCCCTTCGACCAGCAGCTACCCCGCTGGGAGGCGTGCACCGAGATCGCCAACGAGGACTTGCGCAAGACCTTCCCCTTGCAGCTGACCAACACGCGCACGCGTTTCCGCATCCACAACCAGTTCTACGATTCCGATTGGCTGCAGCTCATGTACGAGCCGCTCGTCATGTTGAATCCGACTGACATGGAAAGCCGCGGACTCAAGACGGGCGATGTGGCGCGCGTGTTCAACGACAGGGGCAGCTTCGAGGTCCATGTTGCCTCGAACAACGCCATCCGTCCCGGCTCGGTTCGCATATACGAGGCCGCCACGGCGGACTACACCGTCGAGGGCAATCTTCAGAGCGTGACGAACAACACCATGATCGAGCGTGGCTACGACCTGATGTGCGGTCCGGTCATTCCCTTCTCGGACACGCTCGTCGAAATCGAGAGAGCATAGGAGGTTCGTCATGACAAGATTAGCCATCGCCATCAACCTCAGCCGCTGCGTCGGCTGCCATACGTGCGCGTTGTCGTGCAAGATGCAGAACAACGTTCCCGAGGGCATGCTGTGGAACAGGGTGCTCACCGAGAACTGCGATGTCGTGGACGGTGCCGAGGGAACGTACCCCAACGTCACGAGGACGTTCCTTCCCGTCGCCTGCCAGCATTGCCAGAACGCGGCCTGCCAACGCGTCTGCCCCACGGGCGCGACCTACAAGGACGATAAGGGCCGCGTCGAGATCGATTACGACAAGTGCATCGGCTGCCGCATGTGCATGGCGGCGTGTCCCTATAACGCGCGCAACTTCAACTGGCAGGTCCCCACGCGTGTGACCGGCGCAAATTACGGAGATGCCGAGGTTCCCGTGCGTCCCAAGGGCGTGGCCGAAAAGTGCACGCTCTGCAAGGAGCGCACCGATCGGGGCGAGAAGCCGATGTGCGTCGTCTGCTGCCCGGCCCATGCGCGCATCTACGGTGACCTCGATGATCCGAACAGCGAGATTTCCCAGACCATTCGCGACCGAAAGGCCTGGGTGCTGCTCGAGGAGCAGGGCACACGTCCGTCCGTCCACTACTTCGATTAGGAGCCATCCATGGAACTTCTCAAACGATACAAGCCCTTGACGGTCGTGCTGGCCGCCTTCGTGGCGGTGGGCGTGGGCTGCTGGATCTACCAGCTGATAATGGGCCTCACTGTGACCGGCATGAACAACGGCACTTCCTGGGGTCTCTACATCACTTGCTTCATGTTCTTCGTGGGCCTTTCGGCAGGTGGACTCATCGTCGCCTCCTCGGCTTCGGTCTTCCACATCGTCAAGTTCAAGGCAGTCGCCCTGCCCGCCATCATCTTGTCGACGGTGTGCATATGCGCCGCCGGCATGCTCGTGCTGGTCGACCTTGGCGGTATCCAGCGCGTCTGGCGCATCCTCACCGGGCCGAATCCGACCTCGCCGCTGGTCTGGGATATCTGCGTCATCACGTGCTATCTGATCATCAACATCCTCTACCTGGTGTTCATGACCAAGAAGAACCAGAGGGCGGTCTCCATTGTGTCCCGCTTCGCGCTTCCGTGTGCCATCCTGGTCCATTCGGTGACCGCATGGATTTTCGGCCTCGAGATGGCGAAGGAAGGCTGGTATTCCGCCATCCTCGCCCCCATATTCGTTGCCTCGGCAATGGATTCCGGCCTCGCGCTGCTGCTGCTGGTCTTGGGCGCCCTGAAGAAGATGGGCGTGTACGAGACGTCGCGTGACCTGTTCTCCTCCCTTGCCGGCCTGCTCTGCACGTGCGTGGCCGTGGACGCGTTCTTCATCTTCTGCGAGCTGCTCACCATGATGTATCCGGGTTCCCATGGGGCCGTCGTCATCTTGACGGAGCTCACGCAGGGGGCGACCGCGCCGTTCTTCTGGTTCGAGATAATCTGCGGCCTGGTCATTCCCTTCTGCATCCTGGTGTTCGCCAAGAACCGCCAGAACAAGAGGATGGTCAACATCGCCTGCGTGCTCATCGTCGTCGGCGTCTTCTGCAAGCGCATCTGGCTGCTGTTCACGGCCTTCATCACGCCCAACGTCATGGGCGCCCCGGGCATCATTTCCGGCTCGAGCGTGGCGGCTCATGCGACCGGCACGAGCTCGTTCGCGGTTCTGAGCTCCTATGCACCCACTGCCATCGAGATACTGGTGGTATGTGGTGTCGTCTCGCTGGTGGTATTGGGATTCATGGTTCTCGTCGGCGAGCTCGTCGTCAAGCGCGGGGGCGAGGAGTAGGATCATGGCGCATGCGAACGTCATCTGCGACGAGCTTGCCGAGGCATTCGCGTTCGTCGGCAACTCATTCCTGAAGCCGATGAGCCAGGCATCCGATGCGGGCCTTGACCGCGCGTTCTGGGCCGCGTTTCCCGATTTCGGGGACGAGGGCGTCGCGACGGTGCTGGAGCGTTGCTTCCAGTGGGCCGCCAAAGGCGAGTCCGTCTCGCGCGATGAGCGGGTCAGGGACGTTTCCGTCGAGTACGCGCGTCTCTTCATCGGGCCGCCGGAGCCCGCCGTGGCGCCTTGGGAGACGTTCTACGAACGAGAGGACGTCGTCTCGGGGTTTGGCGAGCCGACCTTCCGCATGCGCGAACGTCTCCGCCAGCTTGGCCTCGTGGTGAGTAACGAGAACAACCAGTACGAGGATCATATCGGAATAGAGCTCCTCTGCTGCAGCGAGTACGTTCGCCGTGCCGTGGAAGATCCGGCTTGCACACGGGAGGCGAGCGCGTTTGCCACAGACGTTCTCGCTCCCTGGGTCGGTCGGTTCGCCATGCAACTGGAGGAGTCCTCCGCGAGCTATTACCGCTTGATGGCCGAGCTGGCGATGTCCCTCATCGCGCTTCTCGCCCCTTCGGAATGAGCACGCTCCCTTCGGGCCTGCGATAGCCATCGCCTTGATGCGGCGCCCGCATTCGTTGCCCTATAATGGCAGCGAAACGGGTGCCGCTCGCGTTACGGGCGCATCCTTGATGGCGGAGGAGGGGGCGGCGATGGACTGTTCCAAGGCACATGCCGTTACTCTTTGGTGCGCCGTGCTGGCAAAGGCGTATCGCGGGTTTTCCCAGGGGGCCCTCAAGGATGCCCTTTCCACTCGCTTTCGAATCATCATTCAACTCACCTTGCCCGGTTGCGCGCGCTTGCGTCCGATGGACCTTTCGAGGGCGCTGGCGATCAAGCCGGATGATGCGCGTGCGACTCTTGAGTCACTGGAAGATCAGGGCTTGGTCACATGCAGCGCTCCTGATGGATGCTATGAGCTGACGGAACGAGGAAAGGATGAGGCGGCGAATTACGTTGCCGAGCTCGATGGGTTCTTCGGGCTTTGCGCGAGCGCGCTTTCCGATGAGGACAAGAGGGTCCTTGCGGGTTTCGTGCGGTCAGTGCTCCTGGTCCCCGGCGGATTTTATTCGCACAAGCAGGACATCGATTGCTCGGATCCGGAATGCGGGTCGCGATATTGCCTGCTGGCCTACGCGCAGGTCTTCCAGGTTTTCGTGACGACGGTAAAGCGTTCGGCTGGTTTCTCGGTCACCGATTTCCGCTTTCTGCTCGAGCTGTATCCGAAGAAGCGCTTTGGCGAGAAGATTCATCGCGCCAAGGACATGGTTCGCTTCCTGCGCACGGGACGTGCCTACGTGGCGACGGCTTCGGTGCGCCTGGAAGAACGGGGCTTCATCTCGCGGCATTCCGATGAGAAGGATGCTCGCGGCGTGCTCTTCAAGCTGGAGCCTGCCGGGTTCCTGTGCGTGCAGGATACGTCCGAAGACATCTACACGGTTCTGGTGGCGTTCTATGGTGATACCTGCGACAGCCGGGTCACTCTCGACGTTCTCAAGAGGCTGCTCGTTGCGGAAGATGCCGCGCTCGAACATCTTGCGAGGCAACGATGACCAGGTGGGCCTCACAGCGCGCCGATCGCTCGGGGATCAGCGAGGTTCGGCAGACGTGCTCGTTCAATTGCGGATCGCGTTGCCTGCTGCGTCTCCAGGTGCGTGACGGAAAGATCCTGTGGGTCGAGACCGACAACGGCGAGGAGGCCTCGGGAGTTCCGCGGATGCGCGCCTGCCTGCGCGGGCGGGCACTGCGTTATTGGGTCGATTGTCCCGAGCGCCTGAACGAGCCCCTGCGACGCGTCGGACCGCGCGGATCGGGCCTGTTCGAGCCCGTGAGTTGGGACGAGGCCCTCGACGAAATCGCCAGTCGCATCGAGCACACCGTGAAGACGTGGGGAAACGAGGCTGTCCTCATTCCCTATGCGACGGCCATCTGGTCCGCATCGGGGTCCCCCTTCGAGAGGCTCATGAACTGCTATGGCGGACATCTCGGGATTTACGGTGACTACAGCTGCATGCAGCTCCAGGCTGCCTGCGATTTGCTTTACGGGGATGACGGCTACTATTCCGGATCGACGCTCGACGAGGCCGCCCATGCCGATCTGGTGGTGTTCTTCGGAGCCAATCCCGCCCTCACGCGCATGGGAGGGGCGAGTGGGGCGTATCGGTTCGCCCGGGCAAGGGAGAGGGCGCTGGCCGAGGGGCGCCCCTTCAAGACGGTCGCCATCGATCCCTATCAAAGCGATGCGGTCATCCAGGAGGGCGACGAGTGGATTCCCATCAGGCCCGGGACGGATGCC
This genomic window contains:
- a CDS encoding multidrug DMT transporter permease; the encoded protein is MGWVSAALLAALFAGVTSILAKCGVRETDSDIATGIRTAVVLVFAWVVVFLTGAQGGITRIAPLSWTFLIASGLATGASWICYFKALSLGDVNKVVPVDKSSTILAALFAIVLFGETSNLAVKLGSIVAIGAGTYLMIERKATQNDDEAQHGSTGGDGWLWYAIGAAVFAALTSILAKVGIEGVDSNLATAIRTCVVLVMAWGIVAARGKLRAVRDVRPGEALFLVASGIATGASWLFFYYAIQTGQVSIVVQIDKLSIVVSIAFAWLFLHERLSWRAGVGLALIVCGTALMTAWP
- a CDS encoding GNAT family N-acetyltransferase, with amino-acid sequence MEIREYRQDDLAEMVDIWNEVVRDGVAFPQEEELDLASDSAFFASQTYCGVAEEDGHVIGLYTLHPNNVGRCGHIANASYAVGSAARGKGAGRLLVEDSLAQGKAHGFRVLQFNAVVATNAGARHLYEKLGFVQLGTIPGGFRMPDGTYADICPYYHEL
- a CDS encoding MFS transporter, yielding MGHGHKNDHGRKVGQEHDGAAAFSKESRGQSRGYALIAVVYLLGLIMGALDMSIVNPARTVIQNTMSVNDALGVWVITIYTLAYAASIPIMGKLADRHGRKSVYLLCILLFGGGSLLCGLARFTNSFELLLAARVIQAIGGGGIMPVATAEFGTAFPEEKRGMALGMVGMVYGVSSILGPSVGSGILEIFGQTEWQYVFFINVPICLIVLVLGAAKLPQSKGENVKPIDGLGTFLLTGMTLSIMYGLKNIDFFNLAQSVASTDVWPFLLIFLVLLPLFVLREKKAADPILNPSYFTNRNIVITLVCSIISGIVMMGTIFFPQFCENAMMMKSGSGGYFIAILGIGTAIGSMGSGRLIDKHGVKPILGAGFVGAAVGSLFMAFVACEYPNLLTVCLSMFLSGAGLGFTMGTPLNYMMLNNTDDAESNSALATMSLVRSIGTAVAPAIMVAFIVHASVGMQDNLMDALPKQVSVSPLPYAAQIDQKLDDMRADEETAEMLEGLDIPRLSDYQTIEVNMDSEGSDFDVEINDELLEKMENSDVTTIVGVCKEMTSDIFAQVKPKLISQAAEGMETGLVTMNEKAQEMQQAYDSLAETIAQLEETDAAIPGLFDEAEANYLTSIDDNAEQIQQVYQQTLNGGFRGMAIFVAIVALIGLLVLVPYKDNRPGQKNEVIEV
- a CDS encoding molybdopterin oxidoreductase, yielding MADSSITGRGLSRRDFLKVSGVTAGALGLACAGGMTTTKGWLSQAEAAPEEHVARTYHQSHCGGMCSLACTVRDGRMVKVQPNGVGNPDFQTICLKGISEVAHIYGKGRVQTPLKRVGERGSGQFEPISWDQALDEVSDLIKKTQDAHGRDSVMVVATAEADFGFLAPMLGAQTGGFDGIDVGIGNGLDPAMGFGSGYAMCAPEARDWTRSKLVLTVGSNYCESSLPNCFTFFDAKEAGAHMVTVDPHYSTTASKSDEWIPIEPGTDAALFLGMISHIIDNDLTDTDFMRRHTSMPFLVDAETGMIIRDHAVRSDAEEPETGQQNPYYVINPATGAAVPYASCPNPSLSGSAVVRGRRAVTVWDLLLQTQKPYTVNWAAEITGIDADRIEALAEEYAKGPSSLALGWGGNDKMTNADIAGHAAAVLVAVTGNVGKPGTGVGVYVGQEYNSYAPELGAWEMPADWAAADSEVNIYDMPFKENNCHAAIFCGDIVAQHMANMNETCEWAKTLDFIVTMDPYFTEGAKWSDYILPCTSRFEYDEPYGNVKTGYSQIVIQEKVIDPLFEARTDLWIQRELAKRLGLEAGIPASSVDRCNAILSTSEESWVSQLTVEKIAEEGAVWPVPGREEIREVVSDGVFPTPSGRMELYYDNMVPFDQQLPRWEACTEIANEDLRKTFPLQLTNTRTRFRIHNQFYDSDWLQLMYEPLVMLNPTDMESRGLKTGDVARVFNDRGSFEVHVASNNAIRPGSVRIYEAATADYTVEGNLQSVTNNTMIERGYDLMCGPVIPFSDTLVEIERA
- a CDS encoding 4Fe-4S ferredoxin translates to MTRLAIAINLSRCVGCHTCALSCKMQNNVPEGMLWNRVLTENCDVVDGAEGTYPNVTRTFLPVACQHCQNAACQRVCPTGATYKDDKGRVEIDYDKCIGCRMCMAACPYNARNFNWQVPTRVTGANYGDAEVPVRPKGVAEKCTLCKERTDRGEKPMCVVCCPAHARIYGDLDDPNSEISQTIRDRKAWVLLEEQGTRPSVHYFD
- a CDS encoding oxidoreductase, encoding MELLKRYKPLTVVLAAFVAVGVGCWIYQLIMGLTVTGMNNGTSWGLYITCFMFFVGLSAGGLIVASSASVFHIVKFKAVALPAIILSTVCICAAGMLVLVDLGGIQRVWRILTGPNPTSPLVWDICVITCYLIINILYLVFMTKKNQRAVSIVSRFALPCAILVHSVTAWIFGLEMAKEGWYSAILAPIFVASAMDSGLALLLLVLGALKKMGVYETSRDLFSSLAGLLCTCVAVDAFFIFCELLTMMYPGSHGAVVILTELTQGATAPFFWFEIICGLVIPFCILVFAKNRQNKRMVNIACVLIVVGVFCKRIWLLFTAFITPNVMGAPGIISGSSVAAHATGTSSFAVLSSYAPTAIEILVVCGVVSLVVLGFMVLVGELVVKRGGEE
- a CDS encoding molecular chaperone TorD, yielding MHPLPSRYWWYVVSSRWWYWDSWFSSASSSSSAGARSRIMAHANVICDELAEAFAFVGNSFLKPMSQASDAGLDRAFWAAFPDFGDEGVATVLERCFQWAAKGESVSRDERVRDVSVEYARLFIGPPEPAVAPWETFYEREDVVSGFGEPTFRMRERLRQLGLVVSNENNQYEDHIGIELLCCSEYVRRAVEDPACTREASAFATDVLAPWVGRFAMQLEESSASYYRLMAELAMSLIALLAPSE